The genomic DNA TGTATtgaggaaagcaaacagctgcagggggcacctacactgaacactctcccaacattttccacaggagtttatcctggaagatatctcgctgctgcaggtcaccttgGAAGcatgggagggtcttctacagcaatgcggattccgccctggcccctatgcagcttgcctatgtcttgcaatggtccccccaccccttgcagcacagtggcgcggacgcgttagcctgactgggacaaggaccacagtggctctccaaTAACCtgcgcaagtgcattgcccacgctctggctgaaacttttgaagagattacagaggccgattgGCCGTGACATGATAGACTACATCAATGCTTtgttccgcatctaggcatgcatgcatgcagccctaactctccctcctttcccaaaaaatttccattccaacattttccacaggagtttatgcTGGAAGCTattctcgctgctgcgggtcacctgggaagagcaggaaggtcttctactgcaatgcagaTTCCGctctggcccctatgcagcttgcctgtgtgcagcaatggtcccccacccctcgtAGCACAGTGTGGcgcggatgcgttagcctgactgggacaaggaccacagtggctgtCCATAAACCTGTGCCagcgcattgcccatgctctggatgagacttttgaagagattaccgaggacGATTACCGTGACATGATAGCCACATCATGCACTATTCACACTATAGGCAGCATGCATGCCAGCCCTAAcactcctcctctcccaaaaaatttGCATCCTGAAAATAAAGCCACTTACcggaacctgctcctctgttgTCCTCCACCAAGTCCTGGctctgtgactggctaccttccttcctcctggcttgagaagagctcctggctgcatgcctccagggactccggggtgtctccacCCACCCCGTTTGGCTTGTGGAGGCATggacacctggaaagattcactgattgcactccacacctggctgagcaaatagaaaggggatttttaaaattcccagggaatttaaagggcgggtctgatggttggtcacctcaggccagggcagtagagttcgaactaaTGAGCAGGATGGCtggaacaggcattctgggatacctccaaatacttctggaggccaataacgatgcttttggtggccacactggcagggcagctctgcatcagcagcgctatagtctTTATTCCCCTTGTCAAGGTGGaatacaaccagcgctgtagccagggagatacagcactgtatgtgccttgccagtgtggaccgTGAGTAAGTTGCCGCCCTGtacagccaccaccagcactgcaactctcaagtgtagccaagcttAGAAATGGAAGCTAGAAGCAGCCCGACCCTTAAAAGTTGGTGACAGTGGAGAACATAAGGCAGAAACTTCTGTGATCTTCCCGAGCACAATAACTAGCTTCACCCTGCTAGTTTGGGTGTTGAATCATCGGGTCCCCAGGGGGCTCAGGAGAGGGTGTTACTCATCTGGGATTCGGATTGTTTCCCCTTCATTCCTACACTGAATTAGAGCCAGAGCCTCAACATCtgtaaattgaagtcaatggagctaggcaATTTGCATCAGGAGCCCTCTGAATGGTTAAGCCGCCGCTCCCTATTGCTGGAGATCAGTATTTAACAGCAGGCTAGCTCAGCTCTGCTTTGGTTGGAAGCAATTCCTCCTCTGGCCAaactttggaaaaaataactaGACTCACCGATTTGATATCCAAGACGCTGGGTTTGGCGAGCTAGCCCAGTCGCCAGCTGCAGAGCTTCAGCAGCTCAAGCCGGGGAGAGACCACGCGCCTGAGTCTATTAAAAAAGATACTGTAGTTCAAATTGAAAACGAGTTGCTCATTTGGTCATAACTTCTGGGAACGTGACTGGCCCTAGACAGATGTTAACTTCCTGGCCAATCAAGCTATAAGCTGAAGCAACGAAACTTCAGAACTGCTACTATTTCTTCTTTTCCTGTCCATCTGCACAGAACGCCCCTCCCCTCTTTTGAGCAGAGGAAAAGGGGCCCCCGAAGCAGAGGTTTGTCATGCTCACATCAGTGAAGAAGAGGAAAATGACTGAAAAGCAAAGGAGTTAAATCAAGCACTGGGGAGCCCAAGGGGAAAGGGAGGTTTTTGTGGTTTGTGGCAGACTGGGAAGGAAAAAACGAACATACCCAGGTAGCATCAAATGTCCTCGAGGTATTTAAAGCAGGGTCCTCAGAACAATTATTTTTGGTGGGCTCAGAATGTGGCCACTagctcttgctggtggccacttgacaatttttcctaaaatacttagttaactttaggaaaaacaaataactaTTCACCTGTGTATGTCCAAATCATAGTCATTTATTTATGTGGgggtgggttgtttgttttttgcagaccCAATAATAACAATAAGGTACAGcggtctctattctttactggacctaaacagaatagaaacacaaataaggtgctttgcatgttcttatcttttattgatatttatttaatttatttcattattgtttcttttgcttttggcTGCATTTTTTAGACTTTCTAGGGAGTAAGTctgcttctgtgaaaagtgatacttgtatgtttgttaatatcacttttcacagcagcaaacTTGTTAGCTAGCTGagaggcagtgaaaagtgatacATACAAATATCACTGCTCATAGCAGActgactcagccctggcaaactTGGATGAGGAGGTGGGTAGGGAGACAGCAGGGACAATGTGGGGGATGGAGTCCTGCAGCCAAGGGATGTAGCCTACCGCTGAGTAGCCCAAAACCCTGCGGTCAGACACCCTGACAGGAGCCCACTGCAAAACCCGCCacgccagggctgaagcctgaagctgagccccactgccccaggaagATGAGGAACTCACACCGGCTCTCTGCTCCTCTAGTGTTTGTGGCTCCAAAGGGCGGCAAGGCCCAACCCCTCCTGGCAGCCCCAGAGGAGGGGTCACTGCTTTGtactccctcaccccaccccccatcaccacccaggaggctgtgggcgCAAGAAAAGTCCCCGGTTGGGCGCATTTGAGAAAATCTGCTTTAAAGGGTGATCGAGAGCAGCAACAGGTCTGACTTCCTGGAAGGGCACAGGGGCCCTTTTAGGGCATTGGAATTGCTGCCGCTCTAATTTACATTGTGCTCTGCCCCAATCCacgtctctctcctctccagacCCAGACCAGTTCTGCGTCAAAGGGATCAAACCTTTCTCCCTGTGGGACTTGGGAGAATGGCCGAGAAAGGCCCCGCAGAGTCCTGCCCCTGGCTGTGAAGGTCTGACGGTCACTCACCATAAGTAAGGGGCCCATTGACATCCCTGCGCGCTACATGGGGCAGCGCCTCCGGCTCTCAGCCCCAGGGGCCCAGCTTCTCCGAGTGCCACCAGGACCAGAGCGCCTCCATGCACAAAGCAGCCCGAGCTTTCCCGTGGGGTAGCGGGGAGGCAATTTCAGACACATGACAAAGGTGATCGAGGCAGGAGCCTGAGAAGGGCTTCTTCGCAGGCTGCCCGGGAGCATGTCGCCCCATGAAAAGCAAGGCGGAGATTCTGAACCTTTGAAATCAATAGCGACCCCCCTGGCTTCGACTGGGGAGCAGGACTCGGTACCCTACAATCGGTGCCTGCTGTTCCCGGCCACCCCGTTTCCTTCACTCGGTGGACAAATGCGAAGCAGCTTAGTGGGGCTCTCTCCGAGTTGCTTTTCGCGGTGTTACTGAAAGATAGGGTTTGCTGTCAGCAGAGGTGCGGGGCGCTGGGCGCAGGGACTGGATGCCCTCGAAGAAGAGATCGGGCGCTTAGAATTTGTCAGTTTGTTTCCCATGGGTCCCATCAGTTGTTACAGCCTGCGAACGAGCCCCTTGTGGGGCGTGGCTGCTGGTGCGTTATTGCCAAGGTGTTCAAAGGGCACATCACGACGCACATGCCGGCCCCAGCTCGCAGAATCCCCAAATAATGATTCTGAATTAcagcccggggtggggggggagtcgCGAAATGGGAAGGAAATGGGTTTCCCTTTTCCCAGCACCCCCCGGAATTTAATAACAACCCGTTTTTGTGATTACTCGGCTAACAGCCTGAGATTACAAAGGCAAAGCGGGTTGGACCTGATCTCTAGTGCAGCGTGGCTCTCTGTTATATTTACTCCGCCTACTTATGAAATGAGCAAAGGTCACCCAGTAAATGGACTGATTTTCTACAGGCGGTGACTGGAGTTTGCTCTAGGATGAAAAGATTATCTGTGAAAAGGGTGGACAGGGGCGAGTCACAAAGATGTAGCTCAAATGTCAGCGGCTCCCTGTAACAGCAACTGTCAGGGGTCAGACAGCTTCCCCTATCAGCCCAGAGAGAGAAATACTTGacctctgctttaaaaaaaaatccagcccttTAAACTTCGCGTGGTAAAGATTAGAGATACATCTCTTTGGAGAGATTATAGAGTTCCTTTCCCCTGGGCCAGGAGAAAGGCGGTGCGTAGGATCAGGGAGGTGGGAGCAGTTCTGCCTGAAATCCAAGGGTCTTTGCTGGACAGTAGGAAAAGTCTGGTTAAGTTTAAAAACAAGCTTGACAACTTGGAGACACCTTGAAGGAAAACCAAAGGAGCTGGCTAGAAAAAATATCTTTCAGCGTACTCCAGCCTCCCAAACCAATGAATGATTTGAAATAGATCTCTCTTCATCTGATGAAAACTTGAATATGATCATTAACAGCAAAATAGTTTTGTTGTATAAATGCATCTCCTCATTGGTTTAGACCTGGGGGAAATGTGCCCTCTAAATCCTGCCTTGGGAAATCTGCTGCGTATGGGTTTGATATGCTgaacaaatgtatttgaattgTGCAAAACTGGTTTCATTGtcactctctcctttccctgcctcTGCCTGTAAAACCACAACACAGCAGCTCTCTCGCTCGCTTTCTCTGTTGCGGTTTTCCCTCCGCACCACCACTGGATAAGAATTTACTGTGCCAACCCCCATGCTCAAATGCAAAGCAGAAACCCTCCCTATCTGCTTAGATCCTAAACCCCCGTGGTAGGAAAAACTTAAATCCGCCCTTCGAGAAGCAAACTTTCTCTCCGCCTGGCTGGGACAGCGTGAACTCCGCTAGGGACCCGGAGCCTGTGATGAGAGGTATATATCGAGCACATGTCAGGAGGTGAAATGGCTGAAAGAATAACCAGCCCCAGTGAAGTCTGGGCACCTTCTGGGGCTGGTTTGCAAACCCGCacctgagcagggccagcttgaAGTTTCTAGTCTTGGGGGTGAGACAGGACTAGGGACGAGGGAGCAGAGCTACCAGCTACTCCTTACCCAAGTGTCTGGCTTGGATCGCACATAACTCAGTACAAATAGTTTCTCCTTCCGAGAAGTTGGTTGCTGCCCCCCTCCTCTCTTCTAAAGTTATTCCCTCTCCCATTCAGGCACACGGAGTGCCTGTCCGCTCCATGCAGAGGCTGGCGAACTGCTAGGgattttcccatcccaaacaCCCGAGAGGCGCGAGAGATACAACGAGCTGCTGTTTCCCCCGcgccacacacacagtgaaatgCAGCCCGGAGGGAGCCTGGGGCATATTTTAGCTCTCGCCCGCATAGGAGCTGACGCTGGGAATGGGACATTTGGTCCGAAACTCTCTTGCATCTTGCGGTTAAATCCCCCGTTTGATTGCCTCCCCCGCTCTAGCTCCCCTGAGTCCAGAGCACTCGGTGATGTAATTAGTGTTTCTTTATAGAAGCCTCCAAAGTTGGCTCGAGCTTTTGTAGTTGTCAGCTTGATCCTTCTCGACTCGGAATTAAGACTGGAACCGGTGTGCGCCCTAGCCCGCTTCCCCGGTTGTCTGGGCTCTGCTGGGAAAGGGGCCCGTGCAGATTCCCGGGCCATAAAGAGAGTTCGTACAACAGGAGTGCTGGGACGGGCGCAGCAAACTAACCCAGTTGGTTCGTGGGGTTTAAAGTtaagagaaagaagaaattgCGGTAAAACACTCCCCAGCTGCCGTTTGCTGCTTCTCCTCGCCAGGGGAAGGATCACTCCCTTGATTTGCAGATTGTGCCTGGCTGAGCGAGCTCAGAAACCGCACAAAGTGACCTCAACCCCAACCCTACAGGCTTTACATAAGCCAAACTCCAATTGGTCCGGGAGAGCTCAAGAGAAAAAATAGACTGGTGCCGTTAGTGATTTACCCTCCGAAATGTGCTCCTGGTTCCCCGTTATTAGAGAGGGAGCCTGGAAGGAGAAGAACGTGGGGGATTCGGTTCAGTGACTGACTCGGGGGCTGACGCCATTCACATCAGGGTGTGAGAAagcagaggagtgtgtgtgtctggtttATAAAGCTGGTGGGACTCCTAGAAGCGTGCAAAAAGCCCCAAGGAATACATAGTGTCCCCAGTAGCAGAGACAGGATGAAGGGGCCTTTTTTCACTCTCTGTAAAACGTTAGGAACTTTCAAAAGCAGAAAACCGCTCTTCTGTTCCAAAATCTGAACAGGGACTCAGCAGGCAAAGTGTTTACGTGCCCAGCGGATGAGAAGCCACGGGGAAGTCGAGCTGGAGCAGTCCCCAAACACAGTTCAAGGAACAAGGCTCCCACAACGCTGAACTCTCCCCGTTGCCACTATCCATAATCTAAATGGCAGCGTGGTGAGAAAACGCTAAAGTGTGTCTTGAGGGAATGCACATGGGGAGAAGAAGCGACACAGCTCAGCATTGTTAGGCCTCACTTGACCCTAAAGAGAAGGAGTATCTAAGCATTTGGCTAGAGCTGTCTATAGAGTGATCATAGAATCTGGTGCAGTTGCCCGCAGAGGAGTCGTTTAGAGAAGAGTTTGAGAGATCAGAGCGCAGTGAATAAGAAATCTTCCTTCCACTGAGCTTCTCCCCACTTCCTTTAGCAATAATTTTAACTTATTAtcgacaatattttaaaatcgtTATTGGGCCCTGGTCTCCAGCCCCAAGATTGCCCACACTTCGAGTAAATTATGCTCTGTTTACTCATCCATTGCAGTTAGCTTGCTCTCTGTTGTTTAATTGGAATAACTACTGCTTCCTGTGGGGTTGCTCTGAATTTACACTCGGGTCACTGAGAATAAAACGTAGCCCCCAGAGGGATTATGAGTATGTGCAAAgcggacagaatttggcccaagccCTTTCTAATCTGGGTTTGTCACTGGGTTTCCCATAAAGAAACACTTGCTTTTTCAGCCTCTTGGTACCCAGCTCCCAAGCCCAGAGGAAAAAGGACACGGTGATAACTCTACACTTCTCTCCTAGTCTGTCCTAGCCCCTTCCCACAAATTTAAGGGTATCCTGCCGGGTTCCGGGTGCGCAAACATTTTCTGGGGATCAGATTTCGATTGCAAGCAGATTTCCATCAGATCCCGTCACGGTCTCACTTTTTGTTTGGCACCAATGATCgcagttttctttaaaatatgaattCCCCGGTTGCATCTACTTTCCCCGTGTAGCGCTGCCGTCTCCTGGCGATCGCACCCAAAGATGATTTCGCTATATGTCAAAAAAGTTCCCGTCTCCCGTCGCCCAAttcacagggccaaattctgctcgcCCTATTCAATGAGACAATTCGCTTGAGTAAGAAGAACCAGACCTGGCCCGCCATGTGCAGAGATTGCTCTAATTTATGTCCCATCTGTCTTCAATTTACATGTTTgtgttgaaagaaagaaagaaagaaagaaagaaagaaagaaagaaaaggtagtTGTTACTAATTAGTTCCTTTTGGAAGGGGCTGGATTAATTTAAACAAAGAGAAAACTAAATCGAAAAGACCCTTTTCTTAAGTGTAACATATTCCCACTGCAAATATGTGTTTGATTTGTGTTTTTCGTTGGTTTACAAAGGAATTAATTGCTGTAGCACTTCGCAGTCAATGTATTAAAATAAGTATTCGCGAAACTGCTTCACTTACTGATTCGGATCTCATCACCTTGGAAATATTAAACTTCCAGGGGAACGGAGCTTGAGTTACTACTGTTTGTTTCGAGTAACTCCTCGACAGCTCCTTCATCACCCGGCGGAATGAATCACCAAAGGGAAACAGACCATTATCCCCCTATTTGTCTGCCTAACTCCACTGGAAATAATCTCCTTGCCAAATTAGATCTTCGCTTTATCCCTTTCTCCATTCCACGGACTCTACGGGCAGGTTTGCGGTTAAAATGAAAATAGGGAGTTTCTTTCAGATTGGACAACATaaactttcttccctctgttCCTTTCCTTCTAAACGCCAAACCCCAGTAAGCAATCAGAAATCAAACTCACTTCGGATCGTTTTTATTTGAACATAGACAGTTCGGTTTGCGGTCAGACATCGTTTCAAATCCCTTCTAAAAAACTTCCTTGGAAGTCCTTAGTAACCATAAAGTggttgctgtttttgtttgtttgttcgttttttaAGTGACGAGCAATAACTACCGCTACTTTAAGTCATCAAGCTCAAAACACATGGAATTTGCTGTGACAAAAGTTCTCCGTGTACCTAGAACAGTAGAAGTCTGAGAGCAATTCTAAATAGTCGAGTTTCTCTTACAGAATTTTTATACAGAAATGTCTAATTTAGGGGCAATATAGAGAGGTGTTAGAGATGGGGTAGAAGAGGGGAGGAAAATAAAAGTCCGATTTCCAATTATTTCCCTGCATTATTAGTATGCAATAAATAGCTGATTCTTTTCTAGTAATTATGGGGAAAAAACCTCTCTATAGAAAATAACAATCTCTTCACAAATACCTGATAAATGGTGAATTTCGTAACTGCTACCCAATCAACCCAGAAACACATTTTCCCCCCTAAATATTTCCTTCTGAGATTCATTTTGAGCTTGTAATATTTTATAGTTGATTTTCTGtaacagatttgtttttaaaatctcctttagcctggaaaataaatgttatttggACAATAAGAAAAGTTAACTTACTGCTTCTCCTTTTTTCCGTGAATGCATCTGCATTTTGCACCAAGTATCATTTGGATCCTTCTGTATATTTGACAATGACTTTATGGTGATTTGTTTATGTATTCATAAAGATTTTCCATACTGTGTAAAGAGAAATAGTCCTATAATTCAAGCAATTCATCTACACACGCAAGAACAcacgcgggggtggggggtgagtgaAGGCTGGACAATTGGTTCCGTTTTTATTGCTATCTCAAAGGCAGTTCTCGTTAGCCTTCGGTTTGTTGAGAAAAGTCGCAGCAAGAGACAGATCGGCTTTCCTTTTCTTGCAGACCCAGACAAAGGCGAAACCagaacttttatttcatttttttatttgaaatctcaTCCAGAAACACTGGTCCATAATAAATATATCGATAGTTATCaagaatatataaaaaataaagacaCGTTGTGGTCTTTGAGGCcctaacaaaatatttcaagcaAATGCCCAGGAAAACATAACAAAACCCAACATAAAACAACAGTAAAGTTCCAGTAGAGTAACACAATGACCATTCCGGCCAGAGTCGACCCTGCATGCAGATAACTGAGCAAGGGCCGATGTGGAACCAGCCAGCTGACACACTGCACTTACAGCAGGAGATCTTGCAAAACAGGCTTTGGGGATGTTGTGCGTGTTTTGCACgatttctcttttttgttttatacagTCACAGACGGGAAAAGAAATGAAACGCTTTAGAGAATTCACTATTAAATCCTTGTTACAAGGAAAACTGCACCATTGCCAGTACAACATGTTTGAACGAGATTCAATTATAAGCATGCATGCATTCTTTTGAGCTACATTGTGTAAAAAATCATCACCATTCCTAGCTGTCATATCCTAGAGTGGAGCAGAGGAGAGTCCCAAAAATGTAGGCcttgcctttaaaaacaaataaacaaacaaataaaccaaaaaaccaaacctcAAACAACTCATCGTCTCTTTGCAGCTGCGAAGAGTACAATGACCaccatgtctttttttttttttttttttttttgcatccacgttaaggaaatatttacattttttgttttgtttttacaacaGGGATTTTTGTTTTAGTATAAGAAGAAAACATGGCCCGAGAATCCAACTAAAACATTACCTTTGTAAGGTCCTTACTACACTAATCCCTTGTTACCACAAATGCAGTTTTGACAAGCTCGGATGTCAGTGGGAGGAAACACACTGGAGTTCAGCAAAGGAAAAGAAGCATGCATGCGAACACAGGACTTCTTGTGTGGAGTCTTCCTGCAGCATCACCTAACAGAACTTGTTTGAAAGTGTGCTCTCTGATACAGCTAAAGAGGCTCTGGAGCTTTCAGTGTCACTTCAGTAAGTCCTTGGATTCTGCTGAGATCCTGCTCATGTTGGCTGTGGTGAGGGCAGACAGGTGTGGCGGAGGAGGCATTTGACAGATAGTGCAAGGGCAAGGCAAACCTGCCCAGTGCTGGAAGCCACTGCCAAGCTGGAGGGCCGGAGGAGCAGAAGGAGTCTTGAGTAAAGAGTGAGGGGGCCTGATCGTGCCAATCCCTGGTAGGGAGGCGGACAGCGGGGAGGAGGTGTTGGCTGAAGACAAGGCACTGCCAAGGATGGGGTGGACCTGGTGGACCGTGCTAGCTGCGTGGGCCGGGTGCCCGCCTGAGTGTCCCACTGTCCCGCAGTGAAAGGCGGAGTGGTGTCCTCCATAGATTTCACCGACCAGCCTCTTCATCTCCTCCAGGGAGCTGGTGAGCATCAGGATGTAGTTTCTGGCCAGCAGGAGGGTAGCAATTTTGGAGAGTTTCCTCACGGAAGGTCCATGAGCATAGGGCATCACTTCCCTCAGCCCATCCATGGCCAGGTTCAGGTCGTGCATCCTTTTGCGCTCTCGCCCGTTGATCTTAAGCCTGAGCTGTTGCAGGTCCTGCTCCGAGAGCTGCTTCTTGATTTTGTACTTGCTGCCTTCCCCTCCGGCCTTGGAGCCGTTTCTGGAAAGGCCTTCCCCGGACATCTTCTGCACCAGGTCTCCCTGAGTGGAGGAGACCGAGTTGAGCCGGTTGTcctgatggtggtggtggtgatggtggtgatgGTGATCTCTCAGGTACATCTCATCCATGTCTGGCGAGGAAGCTCTGCTGGAGACAGAGCTGGAGTCAGAATTCATTGTATTGGGGCTTCGGAGCAAGAAATTTCTTCCCTGCTCTGGAGAGGGTGAAAtaggattgtttaaaaaaaataataaaataaattgcaggctctgtgggggaggggggaaggttcaAACAGGAGGAAAACTCTCTTTTCTCCCTCTAATCTCTCCCGCTGGCTACCCAGTCTGTTTACGGGATAGCTAGTTGGTGCATGCTTGAACTAAcctcagcctggaaaagaggggCTTTTATAGCGCTGCAGcagagaaaagagacaaaagaagCCCTCCTATCTATAATGGTCTTGTTAGGATGACGTGCAATTATTCAGGGCGGTGCGCTTTGACTGTCCCATTTAGCAAGGACTCCCATTCATATTCATTGTGGTGCCACCCTGGGACACCTCAGCCATGGACCATCAGGAGTCAAGCAGACACAAAACCCCTCTGATTGACAACACGCACTCATCGCGGCATGTTCaagccttctcctccccctggTTCTAATTTCCAATACAAAACTGCATCTAGTGTACTGTAAAGAGTAGAGGGTCTGATTTGGATCTTATTTGCTTGGGGTCATTTTTCAGTCTAGCATTTCAGTGTTAGGTAACGTTGTAGCAAATTCGATTTAtctgaggaaggagaggaggattgtttgctttggttttttctctcgtgtgtgtgtgtttgtgttttgttctttCCAACCCGAAAGAAAATAATCGTCTTCATCTCTGAATCTTTTTTCTATACATATTTGAGTTCCCCTTTGTTTCCATGTGCCACCGATCTTTATAATTTCCTTGCTTATCATTTCTGCGCGCAACTAACTCTGCTTTGCAGGTTTCTGTTAAATTGGATTGTACCTTAACTGCCTTAATGTtgtagggttttttaaataagtaattatATGGTGCCTACTGTCCGTCCACAAATAATCTCTTTTGCTTAAAAGTATTTGGAAATTAATCTCTCCGGCTGCAACCGTTTGACTTTCTTTGCACTTTAAAGAAGAGGGAAACTTTGAATTTGTGTTGACAAGTATTTTTTAAGATGATCATTCAAATTGTTTCCAGATTAGAAGAGAGaccattatatatatattcccaGATCTCAAAGTATTTCTCTCGATACACTgaatgggaggaggtgggggaaaggaagtcaTCTGTGAACTGGACTGACTGAGAAGCTGCATAAAAGAATTGGACACATGCAGGCAAAAGGAAACATCAAGTCACAGGGGAGAGA from Chelonoidis abingdonii isolate Lonesome George chromosome 3, CheloAbing_2.0, whole genome shotgun sequence includes the following:
- the OLIG3 gene encoding oligodendrocyte transcription factor 3 codes for the protein MNSDSSSVSSRASSPDMDEMYLRDHHHHHHHHHHQDNRLNSVSSTQGDLVQKMSGEGLSRNGSKAGGEGSKYKIKKQLSEQDLQQLRLKINGRERKRMHDLNLAMDGLREVMPYAHGPSVRKLSKIATLLLARNYILMLTSSLEEMKRLVGEIYGGHHSAFHCGTVGHSGGHPAHAASTVHQVHPILGSALSSANTSSPLSASLPGIGTIRPPHSLLKTPSAPPALQLGSGFQHWAGLPCPCTICQMPPPPHLSALTTANMSRISAESKDLLK